The following coding sequences lie in one Prosthecobacter vanneervenii genomic window:
- the nspC gene encoding carboxynorspermidine decarboxylase translates to MATTDFTPPHVYEQPFPAFDINAIETPAYVVDVALLRRNMEKLAQVQSESGARVLLALKGFSMFSVFPIMREYLSGCCASGLNEALLAQEFGKEVHVYSPAFKEHEMREIIPISHHLSFNSLAQFRKFKPMLDAAKAATGHAPSPGIRVNPEHSEVEVSLYDPCSPGCRLGIRADQLEGQDLTGIEGLHFHALCEQDSDVLERTVAAVEKRFPRLLEQVQWVNMGGGHHITRQEYDVERLIHVLRTFRTKWGKDVYIEPGEAAGLNTGYLIAEVQDIIEAPIPTAILDVSATAHMPDALEMPYRPHIFGAGLPGAHPHEYKMGGTSCLAGDVLENYSFPEPLRIGQRLVFADMAHYTMVKTTTFNGVPHPDIGIYDPATKEYRVVRRFGYADFRNKLS, encoded by the coding sequence ATGGCCACCACCGACTTCACTCCTCCGCACGTTTACGAGCAGCCCTTTCCGGCTTTCGACATCAATGCCATCGAGACACCCGCGTATGTGGTGGATGTGGCCCTGCTGCGCCGAAACATGGAAAAGCTCGCCCAGGTGCAGAGCGAATCCGGCGCGCGTGTGCTGCTGGCACTCAAAGGCTTCTCCATGTTCAGCGTCTTCCCCATCATGCGGGAATACCTCAGCGGCTGCTGCGCCAGCGGGCTGAATGAGGCGCTGCTGGCCCAGGAGTTTGGCAAGGAGGTGCACGTGTACTCCCCGGCCTTCAAGGAGCATGAGATGCGCGAGATCATCCCCATCTCGCATCACCTCAGTTTCAATTCCCTCGCTCAGTTCCGGAAGTTCAAACCCATGCTGGATGCCGCCAAGGCCGCCACCGGCCATGCTCCCAGCCCCGGCATTCGCGTGAATCCGGAGCACTCCGAGGTCGAGGTGTCTCTCTACGATCCCTGCTCCCCCGGCTGCCGCCTCGGCATCCGCGCTGATCAGCTTGAAGGCCAGGACCTCACCGGCATCGAGGGCCTCCATTTCCATGCCTTGTGCGAGCAGGACAGCGATGTCCTCGAGCGCACCGTGGCGGCTGTGGAAAAGCGCTTCCCCCGCCTGCTGGAGCAGGTGCAGTGGGTGAATATGGGCGGCGGCCACCACATCACGCGCCAGGAGTACGATGTCGAGCGCCTCATTCACGTCCTCCGCACCTTCCGCACCAAGTGGGGCAAGGATGTTTACATCGAGCCCGGCGAGGCCGCCGGCCTGAACACCGGCTACCTCATCGCCGAGGTCCAGGACATCATCGAGGCCCCCATCCCCACCGCCATTCTCGATGTCTCCGCTACGGCACACATGCCGGACGCTTTGGAGATGCCCTACCGCCCGCACATCTTCGGTGCCGGACTGCCGGGCGCTCATCCGCATGAGTACAAGATGGGCGGCACTTCCTGCCTCGCAGGAGATGTGCTGGAAAACTACTCCTTCCCCGAGCCGCTGCGCATCGGCCAGCGCCTGGTCTTTGCAGACATGGCCCACTACACAATGGTCAAGACCACCACCTTCAATGGCGTGCCGCATCCAGACATCGGGATCTATGACCCGGCCACGAAGGAGTACCGCGTGGTGCGCCGCTTTGGCTACGCCGATTTCCGCAACAAGCTCTCGTAA
- a CDS encoding sugar kinase — MPAQPAYDLLSLGEVLLRLDPGEGRVRTSRQFTAWEGGGEYNVARGARRCFGMRTGILTAFADNEIGRLIEDLIFQGGVDSSLVKWVPYDGMGKRVRNPINFTERGFGVRGAKGSVDRGHSAASQIKPGDFDFDHIFGTLGCKWLHTGGIFAGLSESTAEVTIQACEAAKKHGVTVSYDLNYRPSLWQERGGFAGSQALNRQLAPYVNVMIGVLSDDPPVASSTPTDPNDIFAAEDAKLRPMMEKLAAQYPNLHTIAATLRRVHTASVNDWGALCWHKGAFHRSRNYPRFDILDRIGAGDSFVAGLIHGLLMENDAQKAVDYGAAHGALAMTTPGDTSMATFPEVQKLAEGGDAKVQR; from the coding sequence ATGCCCGCCCAACCTGCCTACGATTTGCTCTCCCTCGGTGAAGTCCTCCTCCGCCTCGATCCCGGCGAGGGACGCGTGCGCACCTCCCGCCAGTTCACGGCCTGGGAGGGCGGCGGCGAGTATAACGTGGCCCGCGGCGCACGCCGCTGCTTCGGCATGCGCACCGGCATTCTGACCGCCTTCGCCGACAACGAAATCGGCCGCCTCATCGAAGACCTCATCTTTCAGGGCGGCGTTGATAGCTCCCTCGTCAAATGGGTGCCCTATGACGGCATGGGCAAGCGCGTGCGCAATCCCATCAATTTCACCGAGCGCGGCTTCGGCGTGCGCGGAGCCAAAGGCAGCGTGGACCGCGGCCACAGCGCCGCCTCCCAGATCAAGCCGGGCGACTTCGACTTCGACCACATTTTCGGCACCCTCGGCTGCAAATGGCTGCACACCGGCGGCATCTTTGCCGGCCTCTCCGAATCCACCGCCGAGGTCACCATCCAGGCCTGTGAAGCTGCCAAAAAACACGGCGTCACCGTCAGCTACGATCTCAACTACCGCCCCTCCCTCTGGCAGGAGCGCGGCGGCTTTGCCGGTTCCCAGGCGCTGAACCGCCAGCTTGCCCCCTACGTCAATGTCATGATTGGCGTGCTCAGCGACGACCCGCCTGTCGCCTCCTCCACCCCCACAGACCCCAACGACATCTTCGCCGCCGAGGACGCCAAGCTGCGCCCCATGATGGAAAAGCTCGCGGCGCAGTATCCCAATCTGCACACCATCGCCGCCACCCTCCGCCGCGTGCACACCGCCAGCGTCAATGACTGGGGTGCACTCTGCTGGCACAAGGGCGCCTTCCACCGCAGCCGCAACTACCCCCGCTTCGACATCCTCGACCGCATCGGCGCGGGCGACAGCTTCGTCGCCGGTCTCATCCACGGCCTGCTGATGGAAAACGACGCGCAGAAAGCCGTCGATTACGGTGCCGCCCACGGCGCCCTCGCCATGACCACCCCCGGAGACACCAGCATGGCCACCTTCCCCGAAGTCCAGAAACTGGCCGAAGGCGGAGACGCCAAGGTGCAGCGGTAG
- a CDS encoding acyloxyacyl hydrolase, translating into MIRFLSCIACALMVSTTGFAKSPVAPVELEPWQKNAIDFETGMLWKVGGDATFNYRIIPFMVSWRTREMFGLHFQNGSALVVRNKFTAMVNYIETGSENRYLGLSAAPSIEWWSPSRRWSLFGGAGGGIGWIDAQGVPGGEGENFTLNWYSQLGVAYSFNPDWSFRTSAMFQHMSNGGRTTPNPGVNTLGITIGISRSF; encoded by the coding sequence ATGATTCGATTCCTTTCCTGCATTGCCTGCGCGCTGATGGTCTCTACGACGGGCTTCGCCAAGTCTCCCGTAGCCCCTGTGGAGCTCGAACCCTGGCAGAAAAACGCCATCGACTTTGAGACCGGGATGCTGTGGAAAGTGGGTGGGGACGCCACCTTTAACTACCGGATCATCCCCTTCATGGTCTCCTGGCGCACGCGGGAGATGTTTGGCCTGCATTTTCAGAACGGCTCCGCCCTGGTGGTACGCAACAAGTTCACCGCGATGGTCAACTACATCGAGACCGGCTCTGAAAACCGCTATCTCGGGCTCTCTGCCGCGCCCTCCATCGAGTGGTGGAGCCCGAGCCGCCGCTGGAGCCTCTTTGGTGGTGCAGGCGGCGGCATTGGCTGGATCGATGCCCAGGGTGTGCCCGGGGGCGAGGGCGAAAACTTCACGCTGAACTGGTACAGCCAGCTCGGTGTGGCTTATTCCTTCAATCCAGACTGGTCCTTCCGCACAAGCGCGATGTTTCAGCACATGTCCAACGGTGGCCGCACCACGCCCAATCCTGGTGTGAATACGCTCGGCATCACCATCGGCATCAGCCGGAGTTTTTGA
- a CDS encoding TrmH family RNA methyltransferase yields the protein MLITSSSNERIKHARRVREGKERDLIFVEGERLVGECVSSGLGLHACFTSAAPSPAQQALLERVSCPVHQLSESVLESLGDTMSTQGIIVIAEHPQPELDRLFASPAPLILGLDRIQDPGNFGTLVRTAESAGTCGIFSFAGSTDAFAPKTLRSSMGSAFRLPILPDVSGLGAIETCRSRGLKAVVATGEAELLHYDYDWRQPTLLILGNEGRGASADIMRACDARVRIPLHAPVESLNVAAAGAAILFEAVRQRGLR from the coding sequence ATGCTCATCACCAGCTCCTCCAACGAACGCATCAAACATGCCCGCCGGGTACGCGAGGGGAAGGAGCGTGATCTGATCTTTGTGGAGGGAGAGCGGCTGGTGGGTGAGTGCGTGAGCTCCGGGCTGGGGCTGCATGCCTGCTTTACCTCCGCAGCCCCCTCCCCTGCCCAGCAGGCGCTGCTGGAACGCGTCTCCTGCCCGGTGCATCAGCTCTCGGAGTCGGTGCTTGAATCTCTCGGAGACACGATGTCCACGCAGGGCATCATCGTGATCGCCGAGCACCCGCAGCCGGAACTGGACCGACTGTTTGCCAGCCCGGCCCCGCTCATCCTCGGGCTGGACCGCATCCAGGACCCCGGGAACTTTGGAACGCTGGTGCGCACGGCGGAATCTGCCGGCACCTGCGGCATCTTCTCATTTGCGGGGTCCACGGACGCCTTTGCGCCCAAGACCCTGCGCAGCTCGATGGGCTCAGCCTTCCGCCTGCCCATCCTGCCCGATGTCTCCGGGCTCGGGGCCATCGAAACCTGCCGCAGCCGTGGCCTCAAAGCTGTGGTGGCCACGGGTGAGGCGGAGCTGCTGCACTATGACTACGACTGGCGGCAGCCGACACTTTTGATTCTAGGCAATGAGGGACGCGGTGCGAGCGCGGACATCATGCGTGCCTGCGATGCACGGGTACGAATTCCGCTGCATGCGCCGGTGGAGTCGCTGAATGTGGCGGCGGCGGGTGCGGCGATCTTGTTTGAGGCGGTGAGGCAGCGCGGCTTGCGATAA
- a CDS encoding Gfo/Idh/MocA family protein — MKTRRSFLSQIIATGVAPVFVPAHVLRSQTAPSNKITLGVIGAGAQGTHDMRAFLNHDDVRVTAVFDVNRKNIERAQQAVAERYGSADLKVMSDFRELNRDKSIDAVLMALPVHWHSIPATDAILNGKHIYHEKPMGMSMQESKHVRAAVKKTGVVFQFGTQQRSDLKFRWACELAQNGRLGKLKEIQVGVPGGKIGPDFPEQPVPEHVDWDRWVGPAPMTSFNMDKLKRDNHENITNFSLGMISCWGIHHLDIAQWGNGTDDTGPVSVEAEATYPDKGGCDAVLTWKVRMEYANAAPITFVNEKNMDIGHGTRFIGENGWVHVLRGNIKASDDTILRDPANKEGTMPIKLIASLEHTRNFVDAIKNKQRAICDIETAVRSDTLPQLTAMALKARRKLVWDPQSESFPNDEAANALMNARPFRGEWKLPEIG, encoded by the coding sequence ATGAAGACACGCCGCTCCTTTCTCTCCCAAATCATCGCCACGGGTGTCGCCCCGGTGTTTGTGCCAGCCCATGTGCTGCGCTCTCAGACCGCACCGTCCAACAAGATCACGCTCGGTGTCATCGGCGCGGGCGCTCAGGGCACGCATGACATGCGGGCGTTTTTGAATCATGACGATGTGCGCGTGACCGCCGTTTTCGACGTGAACAGGAAAAACATCGAGCGCGCGCAGCAGGCGGTGGCGGAGCGCTACGGCAGCGCGGATCTGAAAGTGATGAGCGATTTTCGCGAGCTGAACCGTGACAAGTCCATCGACGCGGTGCTCATGGCTCTTCCTGTGCACTGGCACAGCATCCCCGCCACAGATGCGATCCTCAATGGCAAGCACATCTACCATGAAAAGCCCATGGGCATGTCCATGCAGGAGTCCAAGCACGTCCGCGCGGCGGTAAAGAAAACGGGCGTGGTGTTTCAGTTCGGCACCCAGCAGCGCAGTGACCTGAAATTCCGCTGGGCCTGCGAGCTTGCACAGAACGGCCGCCTCGGAAAGCTCAAGGAGATCCAGGTGGGCGTGCCGGGTGGAAAGATCGGGCCAGATTTCCCTGAGCAGCCGGTGCCCGAGCATGTGGACTGGGATCGCTGGGTGGGGCCTGCGCCGATGACCTCGTTCAACATGGACAAGCTCAAGCGCGACAATCACGAGAACATCACCAACTTCTCCCTCGGCATGATCTCCTGCTGGGGCATCCATCATCTCGACATCGCTCAGTGGGGCAATGGCACCGACGACACCGGCCCTGTGAGCGTGGAGGCCGAGGCCACCTATCCTGACAAAGGCGGCTGCGATGCCGTGCTGACGTGGAAGGTGCGCATGGAGTATGCAAACGCCGCCCCCATCACCTTTGTGAACGAGAAGAACATGGACATCGGCCACGGCACGCGCTTCATCGGCGAAAATGGCTGGGTGCATGTCCTGCGCGGCAACATCAAAGCCAGCGACGACACCATCCTCCGCGATCCCGCCAACAAAGAGGGCACCATGCCCATCAAGCTCATCGCCAGCCTCGAGCACACCCGCAACTTTGTCGATGCCATCAAAAACAAGCAGCGCGCCATCTGCGACATCGAAACCGCCGTTCGCTCAGACACACTGCCTCAACTCACCGCCATGGCGCTGAAGGCCAGGCGCAAGCTCGTGTGGGACCCGCAGTCCGAAAGCTTCCCCAATGACGAAGCCGCCAACGCCCTCATGAACGCGCGGCCATTCCGTGGCGAATGGAAGCTGCCGGAGATCGGGTGA
- a CDS encoding dihydrolipoyl dehydrogenase family protein, producing MSENSFDFIVIGGGSGGYAAARTAHSAGLRVAVVDGASELGGLCILRGCMPSKTLIESANRQLHIRHAAEFGLKATSHGVDVRTIRDRKRTLIADFAGYRQGQLEDGRFALHRGHARFIDAHTLEVTPRDGSSTYQLSAKSFCIATGSEVFVPDVPGLAETGFWTSDDVLDTESLPKSIAVLGGGAIALEMAHYLEAMGCAVTLIQRNAQLLTGLDRECSDVIAKAYSERGMKVHLGTHLNSIVAIKDKKLIEFTQGGHTHAILVDEILLAMGRQPATKSLALEAAKVSLHKTKVVVNDCMQTSQPHIFAAGDVCSPLDVVHIAIQQGEIAARNAARLIRGETADETIDYRLTLFGVFSHPQVAVVGATTEKLRAQGIPFLEASYPFNDHGKSMVMGEMAGFVKMLAHKETGEILGACVVGPEATELIHEVVIAMNFRSTVQQFMAIPHYHPTLSEIWTYPAEEIADQMAE from the coding sequence ATGTCAGAAAACTCTTTCGATTTCATCGTCATCGGCGGCGGCAGCGGTGGGTACGCAGCAGCACGCACGGCGCACAGTGCAGGGCTGCGCGTCGCCGTAGTGGATGGCGCCTCCGAGCTCGGCGGCCTCTGCATCCTGCGCGGCTGCATGCCCAGCAAGACGCTGATCGAATCCGCCAACCGCCAGCTGCACATCCGCCACGCGGCGGAGTTTGGCCTCAAGGCCACCTCCCACGGCGTGGACGTGCGGACCATCCGCGACCGCAAGCGCACGCTGATCGCCGACTTCGCCGGCTACCGTCAGGGCCAGCTTGAGGACGGCCGCTTTGCCCTGCATCGGGGGCACGCGCGTTTCATCGATGCTCATACGCTAGAGGTCACTCCACGCGATGGCTCCTCCACGTACCAGCTCAGCGCCAAGAGCTTCTGCATCGCCACTGGCTCCGAGGTCTTTGTGCCCGATGTGCCCGGCCTCGCCGAAACCGGCTTCTGGACAAGCGATGACGTGCTGGACACCGAGTCCCTTCCCAAATCCATCGCCGTGCTCGGTGGTGGTGCCATCGCCCTGGAGATGGCCCATTATCTGGAGGCCATGGGCTGCGCCGTCACCCTCATCCAGCGCAATGCCCAGCTGCTCACCGGCCTCGACCGCGAATGCAGCGATGTCATTGCCAAAGCCTACTCTGAGCGCGGCATGAAGGTGCATCTTGGCACCCATCTGAACAGCATTGTCGCCATCAAGGACAAGAAGCTCATCGAGTTCACCCAGGGAGGCCATACCCACGCCATCCTGGTGGATGAAATCCTCCTCGCCATGGGCCGCCAGCCAGCCACGAAGAGCCTCGCTTTGGAGGCCGCGAAAGTCTCGCTGCATAAGACCAAGGTCGTCGTCAATGACTGCATGCAGACCTCCCAGCCGCACATCTTTGCTGCGGGAGATGTGTGCAGCCCGCTGGATGTGGTGCACATCGCGATTCAGCAGGGAGAGATCGCTGCGCGCAATGCCGCAAGACTCATCCGAGGCGAAACCGCCGATGAAACCATCGACTACCGTCTTACGCTTTTCGGCGTCTTCTCGCATCCGCAGGTCGCCGTCGTCGGTGCCACCACCGAAAAACTGCGCGCCCAAGGCATCCCCTTTCTGGAGGCCAGCTATCCCTTCAATGACCACGGCAAATCCATGGTGATGGGAGAGATGGCAGGCTTTGTGAAGATGCTGGCGCATAAGGAAACCGGCGAAATCCTCGGTGCCTGCGTCGTCGGCCCGGAAGCGACGGAGCTGATCCATGAGGTCGTCATTGCCATGAATTTCCGCTCCACCGTGCAGCAGTTCATGGCCATCCCGCACTATCATCCCACGCTGAGTGAGATCTGGACGTATCCAGCGGAGGAGATCGCGGATCAGATGGCAGAATGA
- a CDS encoding PSD1 and planctomycete cytochrome C domain-containing protein has translation MRRALCLLLAFPALLRAESAKLKYNRDVRPILNEKCFHCHGPDAAHRKGDLRLDLREDALKPAKSGDIALVPGQPEKSQLIARVELPHGDDDVMPPDKDGKPLTAEEKAILRQWIKEGAEYQGHWAFLKPERSPVPKISDPQFTIRNPIDAFIAERLQEEKLAPSPEADRATLLRRVTLDLTGLPPTLEEIAAFEKDTSPQAYEKVVDRLLKSEHYGERMAMQWLDFARFADSHGFQTDSSRAMWPWRDWVIKAFNDNKPFDQFTLEQIGGDLLPNATREQVVATGFNRNHRLNGEGGIIAEEWRIENIIDRVETTSFTWLGLTLNCCRCHDHKYDPFTQKDFYSLFAFFNNIAESGTIQGSSNRSGGNSDPVISVPDAEEEKQLALLRKKIDAAQAKVTETQLQLPNLVASWEADMENPESAKKPMWEVLPITEAKSQGKASLRKLPDASWIAGGRNPDSDIYTVTAPLAEGSFTGLLLEALPDPTLPNQSLGRATNGNFVLTGIEATLSAPTLKQPVKITFARAEADYAQKGYDVKLLLDKDPKNGWAIDGNDPQKRVERNAMFIVEKAVQVPAGATLTVRLLQQSRFAGHNVGRFRLSTTDAEPTLASLDGTGGPPAAVLAIMKTPTENRTPQQRSELEKYFRASVDSPLRDADYALAAAKAELEKYERTVPSVMVMKEGPVRDAFVLKRGEYDKPGDKVSMTTPAVLPPMPKNAPPNRLGLAQWIVSPENPLTSRVWVNRAWEKFFGYGLCKSSENLGTQSEYPVHPELLDWLATEFIRCGWDMKAMQKLIVMSATYRQSSKLTPALLEKDPENRLLARGPRFRLPGEVVRDQALAIAGLLVPKIGGPSVKPYMPEGVWDETSKYGDLRGYKADTGEGLYRRSFYTIWKRTAAPPTMLLFDAPTREICTVKRSRTNTPLQALSLLNEITFVEAARSLAQQMMQHGGTTPEQRIAYGYQRVTGRSIEPAALKQLVGGVQKRIAEFQAKPVEATALIAQGTTKADASLNPSELAAYTTTASVLLNLDRVITRD, from the coding sequence ATGCGCCGAGCCCTCTGCCTCCTGCTGGCCTTCCCTGCCCTTCTCCGGGCGGAGTCTGCCAAACTGAAATACAACCGCGATGTGCGGCCCATTCTCAATGAGAAGTGCTTTCACTGCCACGGCCCGGATGCCGCGCACAGGAAAGGCGACCTCCGCCTGGATCTGCGCGAGGACGCGCTGAAGCCCGCCAAGTCCGGAGACATCGCCTTGGTCCCCGGCCAGCCCGAGAAGAGCCAGCTCATCGCCCGCGTGGAGCTGCCACACGGAGACGATGACGTGATGCCGCCGGACAAGGACGGCAAGCCGCTCACCGCCGAGGAGAAGGCCATCCTGCGCCAGTGGATCAAAGAAGGCGCAGAATATCAGGGTCACTGGGCTTTCCTCAAGCCCGAGCGCTCACCCGTTCCAAAGATCAGCGATCCCCAATTCACCATCCGCAATCCCATCGACGCCTTCATCGCCGAGCGCCTGCAGGAGGAAAAGCTGGCCCCATCTCCCGAAGCCGACCGCGCCACGCTGCTGCGCCGTGTGACGCTGGACCTCACGGGCCTGCCACCCACGCTGGAGGAGATCGCCGCGTTTGAAAAAGACACATCTCCGCAGGCCTATGAAAAGGTGGTGGACCGCCTGCTGAAGTCCGAACACTACGGCGAGCGCATGGCCATGCAGTGGCTGGACTTCGCCCGCTTCGCCGACAGCCACGGCTTCCAGACCGACAGCAGCCGCGCCATGTGGCCCTGGCGCGACTGGGTCATCAAGGCCTTCAACGACAACAAGCCCTTTGATCAGTTCACGCTCGAACAGATCGGCGGCGACCTGCTGCCCAATGCCACACGCGAGCAAGTCGTGGCTACCGGCTTCAATCGCAACCACCGCCTCAATGGCGAAGGCGGCATCATCGCCGAAGAGTGGCGCATTGAGAACATCATCGACCGCGTGGAAACGACCAGCTTCACCTGGCTGGGCCTGACGCTGAACTGCTGCCGCTGCCACGACCACAAATACGATCCCTTCACGCAGAAGGACTTTTACTCCCTCTTCGCCTTCTTCAACAACATCGCCGAAAGCGGCACCATTCAGGGCAGCTCCAATCGCAGCGGCGGCAACTCCGATCCCGTCATCTCCGTGCCGGATGCCGAGGAGGAAAAGCAGCTCGCCCTCCTTCGCAAAAAAATCGACGCCGCGCAGGCGAAGGTGACCGAGACGCAGCTCCAGCTACCCAATCTCGTGGCAAGCTGGGAGGCGGACATGGAAAATCCCGAATCCGCCAAAAAGCCCATGTGGGAAGTCCTTCCCATCACAGAAGCCAAATCCCAGGGCAAAGCCTCTCTGCGCAAGCTGCCCGATGCCTCATGGATCGCCGGCGGGCGCAATCCAGACTCCGATATCTACACCGTCACCGCACCTCTGGCCGAGGGTAGCTTCACTGGCCTGCTGCTGGAGGCGCTGCCAGACCCCACACTGCCAAATCAAAGCCTGGGCCGCGCCACGAATGGCAACTTCGTCCTCACCGGCATCGAGGCCACGCTCAGCGCCCCCACCTTGAAGCAGCCGGTGAAAATCACCTTCGCCCGCGCCGAGGCCGACTACGCGCAAAAAGGCTACGATGTGAAGCTGCTGCTCGACAAAGATCCCAAGAACGGCTGGGCCATCGACGGCAACGACCCGCAGAAACGCGTGGAGCGCAATGCCATGTTCATCGTGGAGAAAGCCGTGCAAGTACCCGCCGGGGCCACCCTCACCGTGCGTCTGCTCCAGCAGTCCAGATTTGCCGGTCACAATGTCGGCCGCTTCCGTCTTTCCACCACCGATGCCGAGCCCACGCTCGCCAGCCTCGACGGCACCGGCGGCCCGCCTGCCGCCGTGCTGGCCATCATGAAAACTCCCACCGAAAACCGCACGCCGCAGCAGCGCAGCGAGCTGGAGAAATACTTCCGCGCCAGTGTGGACAGCCCCCTGCGAGATGCCGACTACGCGCTTGCCGCCGCCAAGGCGGAGCTGGAGAAATACGAGCGCACCGTCCCCTCCGTGATGGTGATGAAGGAAGGCCCCGTGCGCGATGCCTTCGTGCTGAAACGCGGCGAGTATGACAAGCCCGGCGACAAGGTCAGCATGACCACGCCCGCCGTGCTGCCACCCATGCCGAAGAACGCGCCGCCAAACCGCCTCGGTCTGGCGCAGTGGATTGTGTCACCAGAAAATCCCCTCACCTCCCGCGTGTGGGTGAACCGCGCGTGGGAAAAATTCTTCGGCTACGGTTTGTGCAAATCTTCGGAGAACCTCGGCACGCAGTCAGAGTATCCGGTGCATCCGGAACTGCTCGACTGGCTGGCCACCGAGTTCATCCGCTGCGGCTGGGACATGAAGGCCATGCAAAAGCTCATCGTCATGAGCGCCACCTATCGCCAGTCGTCCAAGCTCACGCCCGCATTGCTGGAGAAAGATCCTGAGAACCGCCTCCTCGCACGCGGCCCGCGCTTCCGCCTGCCCGGTGAGGTCGTGCGCGATCAGGCGCTGGCCATCGCCGGACTGCTGGTGCCGAAAATCGGCGGCCCCAGCGTGAAGCCCTACATGCCCGAAGGCGTGTGGGATGAAACAAGCAAATACGGCGACCTCCGCGGCTACAAGGCGGACACCGGCGAGGGACTCTACCGCCGCAGCTTCTACACCATCTGGAAGCGCACTGCCGCGCCACCCACCATGCTGCTCTTTGATGCGCCCACGCGCGAGATCTGTACCGTGAAGCGCAGCCGCACCAACACCCCGCTGCAGGCGCTCTCGCTGCTCAATGAGATCACCTTTGTGGAAGCCGCGCGCTCCCTTGCCCAGCAGATGATGCAGCACGGCGGCACCACGCCCGAGCAGCGCATCGCCTACGGCTACCAGCGCGTCACCGGTCGCAGCATCGAGCCCGCCGCGCTCAAGCAACTCGTAGGAGGCGTGCAGAAACGCATCGCTGAATTCCAGGCCAAACCCGTCGAAGCCACCGCGCTCATCGCCCAGGGTACCACCAAGGCGGATGCCTCGCTCAATCCTTCAGAGCTGGCAGCTTATACCACGACCGCCTCCGTCCTTCTCAACCTCGACCGCGTCATCACCCGCGACTGA
- a CDS encoding DUF1501 domain-containing protein — protein MNPSLQLQDRLNRRIFLKSSSSAIGAAALGSLLQDEARAASPTRFFPNFAPKAKRIIYLFQSGAPSQMDLFDPKPQMEKHRAEDLPASIRQGQRLTTMTSGQKAFPVAPSIFKFAQHGQGGIWLSELWPHLSTVADEMCVIRSMFTEAINHDPAITFCQTGSQLAGRPSIGAWLSYGLGSANHDLPAYVVMTSFGTGRRDDQPLYDRLWGSGFLPTQHQGVRFRNSGDPVLYLSNPAGVDRPMRRQMLDELAALNQRDFESFGDPETAARISQYEMAFRMQMSVPDLVDTSKEPQHVLDSYGPDVKKPGTYAANCLLARRLAERDVRCIQLFHMGWDHHGGLPNAIRGQCRDTDQPTAALIKDLKQRGLLDDTLIVWGGEFGRTIYSQGTLTATNYGRDHHPRCYSLFMAGAGVKKGTTYGETDDYSYNIVRDPVHVHDLNATLMHLLGINHERLNYKFQGLDMRLTGIAGNVVKGVLA, from the coding sequence ATGAATCCTTCTCTTCAACTTCAGGACCGGCTCAATCGCCGCATCTTTCTCAAGAGCTCCTCCTCCGCCATCGGTGCCGCCGCGCTCGGTTCTCTGCTGCAAGATGAAGCCCGCGCTGCATCTCCTACGCGCTTCTTCCCCAACTTTGCGCCCAAGGCCAAGCGCATCATCTACCTCTTCCAGTCCGGCGCGCCCTCACAGATGGATCTCTTTGATCCCAAGCCGCAGATGGAAAAGCACCGTGCTGAGGATCTGCCCGCCAGCATCCGCCAGGGCCAGCGCCTCACCACCATGACCTCGGGGCAGAAGGCGTTTCCTGTGGCACCATCCATCTTCAAATTCGCGCAGCATGGCCAGGGCGGCATCTGGCTCAGCGAACTATGGCCGCATCTCTCGACTGTGGCCGATGAGATGTGCGTCATCCGCTCCATGTTCACGGAGGCCATCAATCACGATCCCGCCATCACCTTCTGCCAGACGGGCTCTCAGCTCGCAGGCAGGCCCAGCATCGGCGCATGGCTCAGCTACGGCCTCGGCAGCGCCAATCACGACCTGCCCGCTTATGTCGTCATGACCTCCTTTGGCACCGGCCGTCGCGATGACCAGCCGCTGTATGACCGCCTCTGGGGCAGCGGCTTCCTGCCCACGCAGCATCAGGGCGTGCGCTTCCGCAATTCAGGCGACCCCGTTCTCTATCTTTCCAATCCCGCCGGTGTGGACCGCCCCATGCGCCGTCAGATGCTCGATGAACTGGCCGCTCTGAATCAGCGCGACTTCGAATCCTTTGGCGATCCTGAAACCGCCGCTCGCATCTCTCAATATGAAATGGCCTTTCGCATGCAGATGAGCGTGCCGGATCTGGTGGACACCTCCAAGGAACCCCAGCACGTGCTCGACAGCTACGGCCCCGATGTCAAAAAGCCCGGCACCTATGCCGCGAACTGCCTGCTGGCACGCCGCCTGGCCGAGCGCGATGTGCGCTGCATCCAGCTCTTCCACATGGGCTGGGACCACCATGGCGGCCTGCCCAATGCCATCCGTGGTCAGTGCCGCGACACCGACCAGCCCACCGCCGCACTCATCAAAGACTTGAAGCAGCGCGGCCTGCTGGACGACACCCTCATCGTCTGGGGCGGCGAATTTGGCCGCACCATCTACTCCCAAGGCACCCTCACCGCCACCAACTACGGCCGCGATCACCACCCCCGCTGCTACTCTCTCTTCATGGCCGGAGCCGGAGTCAAAAAAGGCACCACCTACGGCGAAACGGATGACTATAGCTACAACATCGTCCGCGATCCGGTACACGTGCATGACCTCAATGCCACCCTCATGCACCTGCTCGGCATCAACCATGAGCGCCTGAATTACAAGTTCCAAGGGCTTGATATGCGTCTGACGGGGATTGCAGGAAATGTGGTGAAGGGTGTGCTGGCATAG